A single genomic interval of Sphingobium sp. EM0848 harbors:
- a CDS encoding ISNCY family transposase, which yields MRQKRIIQSSLFDLFADHQIGRELKAISGWLEAHSELLTLVAADLGEAGIKDTGRQGLPVESVLRCAVLKQYRQLSYEELAFHLEDSSSFRAFARLPLALCPKKSVLQKTISRIRAESWEQINRALLSDARQEKIERGMAVRIDSTVCEALMHAPSDSSLLFDSVRVMTRLLKQAASLPGGTAVAWRNRQRLAKKRALAIRYSRGKDRKARLYRDLIDATQATMASLRSLALHLASSIESAAWRLEVEHYLPLIERVIDQTRRRVFTGERVPAADKLVSLFEPHAEIIVKGGRDVQYGHKLNFSTGKSGMILDAVIEDGNPADAARFLPMLERHVTLYGQPPRQSAADGGFASRDNLKQAKAIGVRDVAFHKKCGLKIEDMTKSKWIYRQLRNFRAGIEAGISCLKRAYGLTRCTWRGIDHFKSYVWSSVVANNLAIFARLKPT from the coding sequence ATGCGCCAGAAACGCATCATCCAGAGCAGCCTATTCGATCTGTTTGCCGATCACCAGATCGGACGTGAGCTCAAGGCTATTTCCGGGTGGCTCGAGGCACACAGTGAGCTGCTGACACTGGTGGCGGCTGATCTTGGCGAGGCTGGCATCAAGGACACGGGGCGCCAGGGTTTGCCGGTGGAATCGGTTCTGCGATGCGCCGTGCTCAAGCAGTATCGCCAGCTGAGTTACGAGGAACTGGCCTTTCACCTTGAGGATTCCTCTTCGTTTCGCGCCTTCGCCCGGCTGCCCCTGGCATTGTGCCCGAAGAAGTCGGTGCTGCAAAAGACGATTAGTCGGATCAGGGCGGAGTCCTGGGAACAAATCAATCGGGCGTTGCTGAGCGATGCCAGGCAGGAAAAGATCGAGCGCGGGATGGCCGTGCGGATCGACAGCACCGTGTGCGAGGCGCTGATGCACGCCCCCAGCGACAGTTCGTTGCTGTTCGACAGCGTGCGGGTCATGACACGCTTGCTCAAGCAGGCCGCCAGCCTTCCGGGCGGCACCGCCGTCGCCTGGCGCAATCGCCAGCGGCTCGCCAAGAAAAGGGCGCTGGCGATCCGATACAGTCGGGGCAAGGACAGGAAAGCCCGGCTGTACCGGGACTTGATCGATGCCACCCAGGCCACGATGGCATCGCTCCGGAGCCTTGCGTTGCACCTTGCCTCGAGCATCGAAAGCGCAGCCTGGCGTCTTGAGGTCGAACACTATCTGCCCCTGATCGAACGGGTCATCGACCAGACCCGGCGACGGGTCTTCACCGGCGAGCGCGTACCGGCGGCCGACAAGTTGGTCAGCCTGTTTGAACCGCATGCCGAAATCATCGTCAAAGGCGGCCGTGATGTCCAATACGGCCACAAGCTCAACTTCTCCACCGGCAAGAGCGGCATGATCCTCGACGCCGTCATAGAGGATGGCAATCCGGCGGATGCGGCACGCTTTCTGCCCATGCTCGAACGGCATGTAACCTTGTATGGCCAACCACCGCGCCAGTCAGCTGCCGACGGTGGCTTTGCCAGTCGTGACAATCTCAAACAGGCCAAGGCAATCGGAGTGCGCGACGTCGCATTCCACAAAAAGTGCGGTCTAAAAATCGAGGACATGACCAAGAGCAAATGGATCTATCGCCAGCTGCGTAACTTCCGAGCTGGGATCGAGGCTGGCATCTCGTGCCTCAAGCGAGCCTACGGCCTGACGCGATGCACATGGCGTGGGATCGACCACTTCAAATCCTATGTCTGGTCGTCGGTCGTCGCCAACAATCTCGCAATCTTCGCCCGCCTCAAGCCAACATAG
- a CDS encoding arylsulfatase, with product MNATRKLLASASLVLALLAPGVRAQVLEQVKSADSRIAVAGTKEKWIGEPVAPKGAPNVVVILLDDVGFAAASTFGGVVPTPAMDKLAGEGLRYNNFHVTALCSPTRAALLTGRNDHRVGFGTVSESASPHPGYDGVLRDDAATFAKVLQDNGYSTAAFGKWHNTPYFEINPTGPFKRWPTGRGFDYFYGFMAGAMDHFNPALYRNTVPVAQPRSVAEGYNLTADLADDAIAWIGTHNALATDKPYMLYFATGATHEPHQPPRDWIEKYRGRFDKGWDVLRAESFARQKKLGFIPANAKLTPRPAELPAWDNLSPDQKRVYARQMEVFAAFLAYTDAQIDRLVSAVRAAPGGDNTIILYVVSDNGASAEGGPEGRDIAGLNSFAASDTERARRVDELGMPNHAAQYSAGWAWATSSPFKWTKQVGSHLGGTTSPLIVSWPAGIREHGGLRTQFTHVNDIASTLYDVIGIKVPETVDGVLQLPMDGVSFAYSFTQPKAPSRHNIQIFEQMGNRAIYKDGWWAGAMHSVPWNYQRSEDFSKDRWELYNLNVDYSQNNDLAAKEPVRLREMQALFDREARANNVFPLNNSFGKNGFGGEQPRLLDGRKSFTFQPGFQRMPASQAPDFSRSHRIAADIVVGDQPPEGVILADGGNQGGFLLYVRDGHVVYENIFRGGAHRQTLVASTSLPTGKVEVAYDYVANPAKKGSGTGRLSLNGTVVAEAEIPYFEPPTFTSEYDMFTIGRNGEAAISPSMQGTAAFSGDLREVRVTLN from the coding sequence TTGAACGCCACGCGAAAGTTGCTTGCCTCTGCGAGTCTGGTCTTGGCGTTGTTGGCGCCCGGCGTGCGAGCGCAGGTACTTGAACAGGTCAAGAGCGCCGACAGCCGAATCGCCGTGGCCGGCACCAAGGAGAAATGGATCGGTGAGCCAGTCGCTCCCAAGGGCGCACCCAATGTCGTCGTCATCCTGCTCGACGATGTCGGCTTTGCTGCCGCCAGCACCTTTGGCGGCGTGGTCCCCACCCCGGCCATGGACAAGCTGGCGGGCGAAGGGCTGCGCTACAATAATTTCCATGTGACCGCGCTGTGCTCGCCGACGCGCGCTGCCCTGCTGACCGGGCGCAACGATCATCGCGTGGGATTCGGCACGGTGAGCGAATCCGCCAGCCCCCATCCCGGCTATGACGGCGTGCTACGAGACGATGCGGCAACCTTCGCCAAGGTACTGCAAGACAATGGATACAGCACGGCCGCCTTCGGCAAATGGCACAATACGCCCTATTTCGAGATCAACCCCACCGGACCGTTCAAGCGGTGGCCGACGGGACGGGGTTTTGATTATTTCTACGGCTTCATGGCCGGGGCGATGGACCATTTCAATCCGGCGCTTTACCGCAATACTGTCCCGGTCGCGCAGCCCCGGTCCGTTGCCGAAGGTTATAATCTGACCGCCGACCTCGCCGATGATGCAATTGCCTGGATCGGCACGCATAATGCGCTGGCGACAGACAAGCCCTATATGCTCTATTTCGCGACCGGCGCCACGCACGAGCCGCATCAGCCGCCGCGCGACTGGATCGAGAAATATCGCGGTCGCTTCGACAAAGGTTGGGACGTGCTGCGAGCGGAGAGTTTTGCGCGGCAGAAGAAACTCGGCTTCATTCCCGCCAATGCCAAGCTGACGCCGCGCCCTGCGGAACTGCCGGCCTGGGACAATCTCTCGCCCGATCAGAAGAGGGTCTATGCGCGCCAGATGGAAGTGTTCGCAGCGTTCCTGGCCTATACCGATGCCCAGATCGATCGCCTGGTCAGCGCTGTGCGCGCCGCGCCGGGCGGCGACAACACCATCATCCTCTATGTCGTGAGCGACAATGGTGCGAGCGCGGAGGGCGGGCCGGAAGGGCGCGACATCGCCGGGCTGAACAGTTTCGCCGCCTCTGACACGGAACGGGCGCGCCGGGTCGATGAGCTGGGCATGCCGAACCACGCCGCGCAATATTCGGCGGGATGGGCATGGGCGACCTCTTCGCCGTTCAAATGGACCAAGCAGGTCGGTTCACATCTGGGCGGCACGACCAGCCCGCTGATCGTATCCTGGCCGGCGGGCATCAGGGAGCACGGCGGGCTGCGCACCCAGTTCACCCATGTCAACGACATCGCCTCGACCCTCTATGATGTGATCGGCATCAAGGTGCCGGAAACGGTCGATGGCGTCCTGCAGTTGCCGATGGATGGGGTGAGCTTTGCCTATAGTTTCACCCAGCCCAAGGCGCCCTCACGGCACAATATCCAGATATTTGAGCAGATGGGCAATCGCGCCATCTACAAGGATGGCTGGTGGGCCGGAGCGATGCATTCGGTGCCATGGAATTACCAGCGCAGCGAAGATTTCTCCAAGGACCGTTGGGAACTCTATAATCTCAATGTAGACTATAGCCAGAACAATGATCTCGCCGCCAAAGAGCCTGTGCGACTGCGTGAGATGCAGGCGCTGTTCGACCGTGAAGCGCGCGCCAACAATGTCTTTCCGTTGAACAACTCGTTCGGCAAGAATGGTTTTGGGGGCGAGCAGCCACGATTGCTGGATGGCCGCAAAAGCTTCACATTCCAGCCAGGTTTTCAGCGCATGCCGGCATCGCAAGCGCCCGATTTCAGCCGCTCGCATCGGATCGCGGCGGACATCGTCGTGGGCGATCAGCCGCCTGAAGGCGTGATCCTTGCCGACGGCGGCAATCAGGGCGGCTTCCTGCTCTATGTCCGGGATGGCCATGTGGTTTACGAAAATATCTTCCGTGGCGGCGCCCATCGGCAAACGCTTGTCGCCTCGACGTCGCTGCCGACCGGCAAGGTGGAGGTCGCCTATGACTATGTGGCGAACCCAGCCAAGAAAGGCAGCGGCACGGGACGACTGAGTCTGAACGGAACGGTCGTTGCAGAAGCGGAGATTCCCTATTTCGAGCCGCCGACCTTCACCAGCGAGTATGACATGTTTACCATCGGGCGCAACGGCGAGGCGGCGATTAGTCCTTCGATGCAGGGAACGGCTGCGTTCAGCGGCGATCTTCGCGAAGTTCGCGTGACGCTCAATTAA
- a CDS encoding TetR/AcrR family transcriptional regulator: MTTEIDRQTRILDAAERHFLADGFERSSVESIAKGAHVSKREIYRDWKSKADLFVAVASRILADNDVDLSTVHPQQDEMRSVLGFLARHLLDQFASDRSRDIFRASIAAIRDFPDVANDIHNRRLTAWVQFGGYFEKLIADDKIRVTSAAAAANRFGSLCIEGLRYLLSYPAPTESVQTVHGARMVDLFLNGYQAGNLPVDPTEESALTTCAAPLEARTPVEIRMSPEKQSIMSDALLTEFLEKGYYHANFAQVAGAIHASKSSIYRQFGSKAGAFEQLVKRRVQQLADMEPFSLRSGETLNQTLVRLCRNILDRHLAPENIAIIRALIEESRTFPGLGQIYYESRLQLTTRDLRAVLCKYEAAEPDDLAISAFHILATYGSRFIAFPTPPEEDERAALSAEAASIFLIGVSGNRHSI; the protein is encoded by the coding sequence ATGACAACAGAAATCGACAGACAGACCCGGATCCTCGATGCCGCTGAACGCCACTTTCTCGCTGATGGATTTGAGCGGAGCAGCGTAGAATCCATCGCCAAGGGCGCCCATGTCAGCAAACGCGAAATCTATCGGGATTGGAAAAGCAAGGCGGATCTGTTTGTTGCTGTTGCAAGCCGGATATTAGCTGACAATGATGTCGATCTTAGCACCGTCCACCCACAACAGGATGAGATGCGGTCGGTGCTCGGTTTCCTCGCGCGCCATTTGCTTGACCAGTTCGCCAGCGACCGTAGCCGTGACATATTTCGTGCAAGCATAGCCGCTATTCGCGATTTCCCCGATGTGGCGAACGACATTCACAACAGGCGCCTGACTGCCTGGGTTCAGTTCGGCGGCTATTTTGAAAAGTTGATCGCTGACGACAAGATTCGGGTTACCAGCGCTGCCGCTGCCGCCAATCGATTCGGCAGCCTGTGCATTGAAGGCCTGCGCTATCTTCTCAGCTATCCTGCCCCAACAGAGTCCGTGCAAACCGTGCATGGGGCAAGAATGGTCGATCTATTCCTCAACGGTTATCAGGCAGGTAACCTGCCTGTCGATCCGACCGAGGAGAGTGCACTCACGACCTGTGCTGCACCCCTTGAAGCACGCACGCCGGTTGAAATCCGCATGTCTCCGGAAAAGCAGTCCATTATGTCGGATGCTCTGCTGACCGAATTTCTTGAGAAGGGATATTATCACGCCAACTTCGCGCAGGTAGCGGGGGCAATTCACGCCAGTAAATCAAGTATCTACAGGCAATTCGGTAGCAAGGCAGGCGCCTTCGAACAACTCGTAAAGCGACGTGTGCAGCAGTTGGCTGACATGGAGCCATTTTCGCTGAGGTCTGGAGAAACGCTAAATCAGACGCTGGTCCGTTTGTGCCGAAATATTCTGGACAGGCACCTGGCGCCGGAGAACATTGCCATCATCCGGGCGTTGATCGAGGAAAGCCGGACATTTCCTGGTCTTGGCCAGATTTATTATGAAAGTCGTCTGCAACTGACTACTCGTGATCTGCGAGCGGTGCTTTGCAAATATGAGGCTGCCGAACCCGACGACTTGGCCATCAGTGCCTTCCATATCCTGGCGACCTACGGCTCTCGATTCATCGCCTTTCCGACGCCGCCAGAGGAAGACGAACGAGCTGCGCTGTCCGCTGAAGCCGCCTCGATCTTTCTAATCGGAGTTTCAGGAAACCGCCACAGCATATGA
- a CDS encoding VOC family protein produces the protein MIKIERVAHVVISVRDMQKSRDFYTRILGLQVMGEIQGVIFLSAGGRDHHELGLAEIGSQADKAKINEIGMLHFAFRLRNEDDLQEAYDTFLREGVEIAYTVNHGVTKSVYFYDPDGHELEVYADNSPEEVASFANPYGGMEKLPFALDKPSLMDSIIKAQQTLAAGSVN, from the coding sequence ATGATCAAGATCGAGAGGGTGGCTCACGTCGTCATCAGCGTTCGTGACATGCAGAAATCACGCGATTTCTATACCCGCATCCTTGGATTGCAGGTGATGGGCGAAATTCAGGGCGTCATATTCCTGTCGGCGGGCGGACGCGACCATCATGAACTGGGGCTGGCGGAAATCGGTTCTCAGGCTGACAAGGCCAAGATCAACGAGATCGGAATGTTGCATTTCGCGTTTCGTCTCCGCAATGAGGATGATCTGCAAGAGGCCTATGACACCTTCCTGCGCGAGGGCGTCGAAATTGCCTATACCGTCAATCATGGCGTGACGAAGAGCGTCTATTTCTACGATCCTGACGGCCATGAACTGGAAGTCTATGCCGACAATTCGCCAGAAGAGGTTGCGAGCTTCGCAAATCCCTATGGTGGCATGGAAAAGCTGCCCTTCGCTCTTGATAAGCCGAGTCTGATGGATTCTATCATCAAGGCTCAGCAAACCCTCGCAGCGGGGAGCGTCAACTGA
- a CDS encoding TonB-dependent receptor: MTRIALFSLMLGASSIAHVSAALAQEADGAASGQLGEIVVTAQKREQKLQDVPIAISAIGSEKIEQLGVKDSRDLSGLAPNVTIVQGTTSNSAAVFSMRGISNGGSESFGVDSANGLYVDGIYIARAGAMGLDVMDVQRVEVLRGPQGTLFGRNTTGGAIAFISRDPSSTFRLKGEAGYGNFNAWNGKIMLDPGEIAGISTSLSYSHSQRDGLVDNLMQPKDSRDPGARKSDSVRFAAKANLGGTGSIRYIFDWSKVRGTPMPFILTDVADGTTRPPMVVNGQSIMVTQQAPVQQYLAGVTFADARCAALATPERVYRKTVCNDILSSATDKSWGHNLQIQNDFGAFKVKSTTGLRYWHSDSVTDLDGIGAFTGPLFTSASLLNGMPATLLQNIYPAGTAAALAAAKVPTTSQNLYDVSNSRRHKQFSQEIEISGDTSTLDWVVGGFYFWEKGSENGRQNSGFILDTNNILLANFGGLGPSLAAANPARYRMVQTLARLNYTATAESTAVYGQATFYPGGRNSGIRLTAGGRYTWDDKTMFRLQNGAVAPTVPETGTAKFHKFTWNLMAGYDITRDINFYARAATGYRSGGFNSQDAAITGTNKLPYFKPENVTSYEVGLKTELFDRHLRLNIAGYHNIYKDLAVNVPLTNAPVGTFATRIGNAGKVVYNGVEAEAQAILTENFSVDGSIGYVDIKYKEFLAGQSTISGAAPVNIASIVTPGYTSPLTANAAINAQFPLNWGSAKIVGRLGYTHEDGKYSFTTSSTSPFNEELKGDNRDILDLQVGIDGIPLGSGTGGVKLWAKNLTNAKDFVRGVDFGQLGFAGGYYAEPRTYGITFNAQF; this comes from the coding sequence GTGACACGCATCGCATTATTCAGCCTCATGCTGGGCGCCAGCAGCATCGCACATGTCAGCGCCGCACTGGCGCAGGAAGCCGACGGCGCCGCATCGGGCCAGCTGGGCGAAATCGTCGTGACCGCGCAGAAGCGCGAACAGAAGCTTCAGGACGTCCCCATCGCCATCAGCGCCATCGGATCTGAAAAGATCGAGCAGCTGGGCGTCAAGGATTCGCGCGATCTCAGCGGCCTGGCCCCCAACGTCACCATCGTTCAGGGCACGACCAGCAACAGCGCCGCCGTCTTCTCCATGCGCGGCATTTCCAACGGCGGCAGCGAAAGCTTCGGCGTGGACTCGGCCAACGGCCTCTATGTCGACGGCATCTACATCGCCCGCGCTGGTGCCATGGGCCTGGACGTGATGGACGTGCAGCGGGTCGAAGTGCTGCGCGGGCCGCAGGGCACGCTGTTCGGCCGCAACACGACCGGCGGCGCGATCGCCTTCATCTCGCGCGATCCTTCCTCCACCTTCCGTTTGAAGGGCGAGGCGGGCTATGGCAATTTCAACGCCTGGAACGGCAAGATCATGCTCGATCCGGGTGAGATCGCCGGCATTTCGACCAGCCTGTCCTACAGCCACAGCCAGCGCGACGGCCTGGTCGACAATCTCATGCAGCCCAAGGACAGCCGTGATCCGGGCGCGCGCAAGTCGGACTCCGTCCGCTTCGCGGCCAAGGCCAATCTGGGCGGTACCGGCTCCATCCGCTACATTTTCGATTGGAGCAAGGTGCGCGGCACGCCGATGCCGTTCATCCTCACCGATGTCGCCGATGGCACAACTCGTCCGCCGATGGTGGTCAACGGCCAGTCCATCATGGTGACGCAGCAGGCACCCGTGCAACAATATCTGGCGGGCGTGACCTTCGCCGACGCGCGCTGCGCCGCGCTCGCCACGCCCGAACGCGTCTATCGCAAGACGGTGTGCAACGACATTCTGAGCAGCGCCACCGACAAGAGCTGGGGCCATAACCTCCAGATCCAGAATGATTTCGGCGCTTTCAAGGTGAAGTCCACCACCGGCCTGCGCTACTGGCACAGCGACTCCGTGACAGATCTGGACGGCATCGGCGCCTTCACCGGCCCGCTGTTCACCAGCGCATCGCTGCTGAACGGCATGCCGGCCACGCTGCTGCAGAATATCTACCCGGCCGGGACCGCGGCGGCGCTCGCCGCGGCAAAGGTGCCGACCACCTCGCAGAATCTGTATGACGTCAGCAACAGCCGCCGACACAAGCAGTTCAGCCAGGAAATCGAAATTTCCGGCGACACCAGCACGCTGGACTGGGTCGTGGGCGGCTTCTATTTCTGGGAGAAGGGTTCGGAGAACGGCCGTCAGAACAGCGGCTTTATACTCGACACCAACAACATCCTGCTCGCGAACTTCGGCGGGCTCGGTCCTTCGTTGGCCGCCGCCAATCCGGCGCGCTACCGCATGGTGCAGACGCTCGCGCGGCTCAACTACACCGCCACTGCCGAAAGCACGGCGGTTTACGGCCAAGCCACCTTCTATCCGGGCGGGCGCAACAGCGGCATCCGCCTGACCGCCGGCGGCCGCTACACCTGGGACGACAAGACGATGTTCCGCCTGCAAAATGGCGCCGTCGCCCCGACTGTTCCGGAAACCGGCACGGCCAAGTTCCACAAGTTCACCTGGAACCTAATGGCGGGCTACGACATCACGCGCGACATCAACTTCTATGCGCGTGCAGCGACCGGCTATCGTTCGGGCGGCTTCAACTCGCAGGATGCCGCGATCACCGGCACCAACAAGCTCCCCTATTTCAAGCCTGAAAATGTGACGTCCTATGAAGTGGGCCTGAAGACCGAGCTGTTCGACCGTCACCTGCGCCTCAACATCGCCGGCTATCACAACATCTACAAGGACCTGGCGGTGAACGTGCCGCTCACCAATGCGCCGGTCGGCACCTTCGCCACCCGCATCGGCAATGCCGGCAAGGTCGTCTATAACGGCGTCGAGGCGGAAGCGCAGGCGATCCTGACGGAGAATTTCTCGGTCGACGGCAGCATCGGCTATGTCGATATCAAATATAAGGAGTTCCTGGCCGGTCAGTCGACCATTTCGGGCGCCGCGCCGGTCAATATCGCGTCGATCGTGACGCCGGGCTATACCTCGCCGCTGACCGCCAATGCCGCGATCAATGCGCAGTTCCCGCTCAACTGGGGTTCGGCGAAGATCGTCGGACGGCTGGGCTATACCCATGAGGACGGCAAGTACAGCTTCACCACCAGCAGCACCTCGCCGTTCAATGAGGAGCTGAAGGGCGACAACCGCGACATCCTCGACCTTCAGGTCGGGATCGACGGCATCCCGCTGGGTAGCGGCACTGGCGGCGTGAAGCTCTGGGCGAAGAATCTGACCAACGCCAAGGATTTTGTCCGCGGCGTGGACTTTGGCCAATTGGGCTTTGCGGGCGGCTATTATGCCGAGCCGCGGACCTACGGCATCACCTTCAACGCGCAATTCTGA
- a CDS encoding SDR family NAD(P)-dependent oxidoreductase: MFPNFEGQVAIITGGSDGIGLATAKLLAAGGAQVVICGRRLEMLEQAEAQIKAEGGKVETVQLDVADDAALTAMIERVAADYGRLDMLVNNAMSTHYAPISRLTLEHWRKDFTVNADAVFVSTKAAMAVMARVGKGSIVNIASTCGIRAAPNMASYSASKAALIHFTAVAAMEGARSGIRVNAIIPGQVQTAGTADFATRVPDIAARTTDAIPMGRGGTPDELAHAIAFMLSDSASYITGTALPVDGGKAAQLYMPG; encoded by the coding sequence ATGTTTCCGAATTTCGAGGGTCAGGTCGCCATCATCACCGGCGGCAGCGACGGGATCGGCCTTGCCACGGCAAAATTGCTGGCTGCCGGGGGCGCGCAGGTCGTGATCTGCGGGCGGCGGCTTGAGATGCTGGAACAGGCAGAAGCGCAGATCAAGGCGGAAGGCGGCAAGGTCGAAACGGTCCAGCTCGACGTGGCCGACGATGCCGCGCTGACCGCGATGATCGAACGGGTAGCGGCGGATTACGGCCGGCTGGACATGCTGGTGAACAACGCCATGTCGACCCATTATGCCCCGATCAGCCGTCTGACGCTGGAACATTGGCGCAAGGATTTCACCGTCAACGCCGACGCCGTGTTTGTCAGCACCAAGGCGGCGATGGCCGTCATGGCCCGCGTCGGCAAGGGGTCGATCGTCAATATCGCGTCGACCTGCGGCATTCGCGCCGCACCCAATATGGCCAGCTACTCCGCATCCAAGGCTGCGTTGATCCACTTCACCGCCGTTGCCGCGATGGAGGGCGCCCGTTCCGGCATCCGCGTCAACGCCATCATTCCAGGTCAGGTGCAGACGGCGGGAACCGCCGATTTCGCCACCCGCGTGCCCGATATCGCCGCCCGCACGACCGACGCCATCCCGATGGGACGCGGCGGCACGCCGGACGAACTGGCCCATGCCATCGCGTTCATGCTGTCGGATTCGGCGAGCTACATTACCGGCACCGCGCTGCCCGTCGACGGAGGCAAGGCGGCGCAACTCTACATGCCAGGCTGA
- a CDS encoding class I adenylate-forming enzyme family protein — translation MASVDPVFAEVTAAGTPFEIGERGGIRYFSRAPDDLALLIESARRHGDATFLVEQDDFGQERRLSYAQTFDWRDRMASRLGIRRGDRVAICMRNRAEWMIAFLAVIRLGGVAVLLNSRGAPAELAAMIEDAEPALVLADAERAALIRESGCPVPVLDALQPDDLGEAGELPEIGGANADDPCAILFTSGTTGRVKGAVLSHRSLITGLLGTQLTGMMVLHNMARNYGVSVESIMAQVPPQATLLVYPLFHISGLGSAFLAPLLSGAKIVIMRRWDAAEAVRIIAREKITMLTSVPTMLWDMIRHAQQGEMDLSSLRNIGSGGQALPLNLLDEVRALCPHAMIGVGYGMTETSGAIAQAVGADFLNNPAAAGRVLPLIDLRIAGADGQATQTGESGEIQVRGAMVMSQYWNRPEENAKAFTEDGWLRTGDVGRLDEDGYLFIVDRMKDMVISGGENIYCAEVERVLGEMPQIVECATFGIPDERLGEQLVAIVVGRDVDERAVTDWVVERLARYKAPGRVVVIPDPLPRNHLDKIDKIALRALWPELARI, via the coding sequence ATGGCTAGCGTCGATCCCGTTTTTGCCGAGGTAACGGCGGCCGGCACCCCGTTCGAGATCGGGGAGCGAGGCGGCATTCGCTATTTTTCCCGCGCGCCCGATGATCTGGCGCTATTGATCGAAAGTGCGCGTCGCCATGGCGACGCGACTTTCCTCGTTGAACAGGACGATTTCGGCCAGGAGCGGCGGCTGAGCTATGCGCAGACGTTCGACTGGCGCGACCGGATGGCATCGCGACTGGGGATTAGGCGCGGCGACCGGGTAGCGATTTGCATGCGCAACCGCGCCGAATGGATGATCGCCTTCTTGGCGGTAATCCGGCTGGGCGGCGTTGCGGTGTTGCTCAACAGCCGGGGCGCGCCCGCCGAACTGGCGGCGATGATCGAGGATGCGGAGCCGGCGCTGGTGCTGGCCGATGCTGAGCGCGCCGCGCTGATCCGGGAAAGCGGGTGCCCGGTGCCGGTGCTAGATGCATTGCAGCCGGACGATCTGGGCGAGGCCGGGGAGCTGCCCGAAATTGGCGGAGCGAACGCCGACGATCCCTGCGCGATCCTCTTTACCTCCGGCACCACGGGGCGGGTCAAGGGCGCGGTGCTGTCGCATCGCAGCCTGATCACCGGGCTGCTCGGCACGCAGCTGACGGGCATGATGGTGCTGCACAATATGGCGCGCAACTATGGCGTGTCGGTCGAAAGCATCATGGCGCAGGTGCCGCCGCAGGCGACGCTGCTGGTCTATCCGCTGTTCCATATTTCGGGGCTTGGCTCCGCTTTTCTGGCGCCGCTGCTGTCGGGTGCGAAGATCGTCATCATGCGCCGCTGGGATGCAGCGGAGGCGGTGCGGATCATCGCGCGGGAGAAGATCACGATGCTGACGTCCGTCCCGACCATGTTGTGGGACATGATCCGCCACGCACAGCAGGGAGAAATGGACCTGTCGTCGCTGCGCAATATCGGATCGGGCGGGCAGGCGCTGCCGCTCAACCTGCTGGATGAGGTGCGGGCGCTCTGCCCCCATGCGATGATCGGCGTCGGCTATGGCATGACCGAGACTTCAGGCGCCATCGCGCAGGCTGTAGGTGCCGATTTCCTGAACAACCCCGCCGCTGCCGGCCGGGTGCTGCCGCTGATCGACCTTCGCATTGCCGGGGCAGATGGCCAGGCCACGCAGACCGGGGAGAGCGGCGAGATCCAGGTCCGGGGTGCCATGGTGATGAGCCAATATTGGAACCGGCCGGAGGAGAACGCCAAGGCCTTCACCGAAGACGGTTGGCTGCGCACCGGCGATGTCGGGCGGCTGGACGAGGACGGCTATCTGTTCATCGTCGACCGGATGAAGGACATGGTCATTTCAGGCGGCGAGAACATCTATTGCGCGGAGGTTGAGCGGGTGCTTGGCGAAATGCCGCAGATCGTCGAATGCGCGACCTTCGGCATTCCCGACGAGCGGCTGGGCGAGCAACTGGTCGCCATCGTCGTCGGCCGCGACGTCGATGAGCGCGCGGTGACGGACTGGGTGGTCGAACGACTGGCCCGTTACAAGGCGCCCGGGCGCGTGGTTGTGATACCCGACCCGCTGCCGCGCAACCATCTCGACAAGATCGACAAGATCGCGCTCCGCGCGCTGTGGCCGGAACTGGCCAGAATATAA